TGACGTATGCGTGGAAATGTAGATTTGACGGAAAtctacaaattttatttagcGTCTAATCTTCCTTCATtgtattcgatttttttaaaactctcTTCTCTTTACAGCTTATGTGTGAAAATGCTGGATTGGTTCGATTACCATGGTCACATGTGCATCGCCTTCGAAATGCTCGGTTTGAGTGTGTTCGATTTCTTGGTAAGTTGTGTACAGACTATATACAATTTCTTTTGGAAAACGGAAAATGGTGCGAGTTGAAAtaactttcaatttcaaaacattGTACCATTTCAATTTGGAACTATCGTTTTTCAGAGAGACAACAACTATCAACCTTATCCTTTGGATCATGTTAGACACATGGGATACCAGTTGTGCTATGCTGTGAAATTTCTTCACGACACAAAACTCACTCACACTGACCTCAAGCCAGAAAATATACTCTTTGTTGATTCTGATTACGACATAGCTTACAACAACAAAAAGGTAAGATACATATTTGAAAGCTTTCGAATACCATGTCTTTGTTCTGCAGCTAATCGAGTCACTAAAGATTTTGTAATCGTACTTTCCTCATTACTTTTTCATTAGTTTTGAAAAGTGTAACGTCCGTTATTTTCAACAGCCACGTTTAAAACTTTGCGACTTTACCAAGCCACCTTTTTTCACATGTATTTGATTTTGCTACAATTAGAATAAATGAGAGACATTGAACTCTAATTTCATGTACAGAAATGTTATATTTTTAGatcataaaatattaaaaattgaaatataagtTTCTGCtactattgaaaatttatgtacaaattaattggttaatattttattgacatACATTACCCTTTCTACATTCGTAATGTAATAACATAACTAAAGTTGCACGTCAAtatgaatttcatttctatGTAACAGCATATGTTCGCCTAACGTATATACATTtcaataaaagttttttttattcaagaggATAGATGTGAGGCGGGTCAAAAGGACAGATATTAGACTAATCGATTTTGGAAGCGCCACTTTTGACCACGAACATCATAGCACAATCGTTAGCACAAGGCATTACAGAGCTCCCGAAGTGATTTTAGGTAAGTTCTTCAACCATATTTTGCATCGTTCAAGATTGATTTTATACATGAAATGTCATGGAAACGTGAACCGAgcttatttgaaaaaaatgaatattcaaattaacCGCAGGACATGTTACTACtatttcgttcattttttatttccacagAATTAGGATGGGCACAGCCTTGTGACGTCTGGTCAATCGGCTGTATATTgttcgagttatacctcggcATCACCTTGTTCCAAACGCATGACAACAGGGAACACCTCGCAATGATGGAGAGGATACTCGGAACAATTCCACATCGTATGGCCCGTAAAACTAaaactaaatatttttatcacggTAAATTGGACTGGGATGAAAAGAGTTCAGGAGGCAGATATGTCAGGGATAACTGCAAACCCTTGCACGTGAGTTGCGAATACAAATTCTCCCCATTCGTTACCTTTTCTTTACAGCCGCTTCTTTATGTTACACGGCTTGAGATCTATCATTTTGTTGCTAGTATATAAGATAATTAGCCAGGTTTCACATCGTTTTATATCGTTACAGCGTTATTTACTCTCGGAAGACAAAGATCACGTACTGCTGTTCaatttgatcgaaaaaatgCTCGAGTACGAACCTACGCAGCGTATAACACTGAAGGATGCTCTGAGTCATCCATTCTTCGACGCGTTACCTGCATCTCAACGG
The Neodiprion fabricii isolate iyNeoFabr1 chromosome 1, iyNeoFabr1.1, whole genome shotgun sequence DNA segment above includes these coding regions:
- the LOC124186299 gene encoding serine/threonine-protein kinase Doa isoform X8, which produces MPVLYVALASWMPSDERVLRSRAQHERGTSVGRRYKRSHRRSPSSGRQHNTQHPPHTQHTQHTQHRERAHHAPGGSSRRTRAHRHHGSASPSHEPSRHRHRSPSSRSQSPRPPSVEDDEDGHLVYRSGDILANRYKVLATLGEGTFGKVVKVKDMQMDHVMALKIIKNVEKYREAAKLEINALEKIALKDPECQHLCVKMLDWFDYHGHMCIAFEMLGLSVFDFLRDNNYQPYPLDHVRHMGYQLCYAVKFLHDTKLTHTDLKPENILFVDSDYDIAYNNKKRIDVRRVKRTDIRLIDFGSATFDHEHHSTIVSTRHYRAPEVILELGWAQPCDVWSIGCILFELYLGITLFQTHDNREHLAMMERILGTIPHRMARKTKTKYFYHGKLDWDEKSSGGRYVRDNCKPLHRYLLSEDKDHVLLFNLIEKMLEYEPTQRITLKDALSHPFFDALPASQRLPDVRATGDNSVPTHERSHSLSR
- the LOC124186299 gene encoding serine/threonine-protein kinase Doa isoform X9, which gives rise to MANLEARWALMGQGTPPSNIGASSTMPNRQQQSSWWPSQSPSAVAAAAAADTSWVAGWRLPQTCQQPPIIGNEHDVRTSDNIDIETNRIDVTPESENSTSESPRPPSVEDDEDGHLVYRSGDILANRYKVLATLGEGTFGKVVKVKDMQMDHVMALKIIKNVEKYREAAKLEINALEKIALKDPECQHLCVKMLDWFDYHGHMCIAFEMLGLSVFDFLRDNNYQPYPLDHVRHMGYQLCYAVKFLHDTKLTHTDLKPENILFVDSDYDIAYNNKKRIDVRRVKRTDIRLIDFGSATFDHEHHSTIVSTRHYRAPEVILELGWAQPCDVWSIGCILFELYLGITLFQTHDNREHLAMMERILGTIPHRMARKTKTKYFYHGKLDWDEKSSGGRYVRDNCKPLHRYLLSEDKDHVLLFNLIEKMLEYEPTQRITLKDALSHPFFDALPASQRLPDVRATGDNSVPTHERSHSLSR
- the LOC124186299 gene encoding serine/threonine-protein kinase Doa isoform X6: MSDMDCVSFKMPRNRRRHRSRSNSRTCSRSAVSPQYEHKRRRIDNYDSPHSKGTYSDERVLRSRAQHERGTSVGRRYKRSHRRSPSSGRQHNTQHPPHTQHTQHTQHRERAHHAPGGSSRRTRAHRHHGSASPSHEPSRHRHRSPSSRSQSPRPPSVEDDEDGHLVYRSGDILANRYKVLATLGEGTFGKVVKVKDMQMDHVMALKIIKNVEKYREAAKLEINALEKIALKDPECQHLCVKMLDWFDYHGHMCIAFEMLGLSVFDFLRDNNYQPYPLDHVRHMGYQLCYAVKFLHDTKLTHTDLKPENILFVDSDYDIAYNNKKRIDVRRVKRTDIRLIDFGSATFDHEHHSTIVSTRHYRAPEVILELGWAQPCDVWSIGCILFELYLGITLFQTHDNREHLAMMERILGTIPHRMARKTKTKYFYHGKLDWDEKSSGGRYVRDNCKPLHRYLLSEDKDHVLLFNLIEKMLEYEPTQRITLKDALSHPFFDALPASQRLPDVRATGDNSVPTHERSHSLSR
- the LOC124186299 gene encoding serine/threonine-protein kinase Doa isoform X7 produces the protein MVKWYCDKMCPHFTSKRDERVLRSRAQHERGTSVGRRYKRSHRRSPSSGRQHNTQHPPHTQHTQHTQHRERAHHAPGGSSRRTRAHRHHGSASPSHEPSRHRHRSPSSRSQSPRPPSVEDDEDGHLVYRSGDILANRYKVLATLGEGTFGKVVKVKDMQMDHVMALKIIKNVEKYREAAKLEINALEKIALKDPECQHLCVKMLDWFDYHGHMCIAFEMLGLSVFDFLRDNNYQPYPLDHVRHMGYQLCYAVKFLHDTKLTHTDLKPENILFVDSDYDIAYNNKKRIDVRRVKRTDIRLIDFGSATFDHEHHSTIVSTRHYRAPEVILELGWAQPCDVWSIGCILFELYLGITLFQTHDNREHLAMMERILGTIPHRMARKTKTKYFYHGKLDWDEKSSGGRYVRDNCKPLHRYLLSEDKDHVLLFNLIEKMLEYEPTQRITLKDALSHPFFDALPASQRLPDVRATGDNSVPTHERSHSLSR